Proteins encoded by one window of Drosophila melanogaster chromosome X:
- the stas gene encoding stasimon, isoform A: protein MSYCSGVAISADEGITMRNGRAKALQEHSPDQVATPLLPQVPPQEQQDLNPQQQQQQQQQQQATPQKQAMSADEKKATKKSLVIVAGIFVASLVTMCYVYAIFPELNASEKQHLKIPRDIQDAKMLAKVLDRYKDMYYFEVMFGVVVAYVFLQTFAIPGSLFLSILLGFLYKFPIALFLICFCSALGATLCYTLSNLVGRRLIRHFWPKKTSEWSKHVEEYRDSLFNYMLFLRMTPILPNWFINLASPVIGVPLHIFALGTFCGVAPPSVIAIQAGKTLQKMTSSSEAFSWTSMGILMACACASLLPGLLKNKFKHKKEA, encoded by the exons ATGTCTTACTGCAGTGGTGTGG ccaTTTCCGCTGACGAGGGGATTACAATGCGCAATGGCAGGGCAAAGGCGCTCCAGGAACACTCCCCGGATCAGGTGGCTACTCCACTGTTGCCACAGGTGCCGCCACAGGAGCAACAAGATCTTAatccacagcaacaacagcagcagcagcaacaacaacaggccACTCCGCAAAAGCAGGCCATGTCCGCAGACGAGAAGAAGGCCACCAAGAAGTCCCTGGTCATCGTAGCGGGCATTTTTGTGGCCAGCTTGGTCACCATGTGCTATGTGTACGCCATATTCCCCGAGCTCAACGC GTCGGAGAAACAACACTTGAAAATTCCGCGTGATATCCAAGATGCTAAGATGCTAGCCAAGGTCCTTGATCGCTACAAGGACATGTACTACTTCGAAGTGATGTTTGGCGTCGTGGTCGCCTACGTATT CCTGCAAACATTCGCCATTCCCGGATCGCTGTTCCTCTCGATTCTGCTGGGATTCCTGTACAAGTTCCCGATCGCCCTGTTCCTCATATGTTTCTGTTCGGCGCTGGGCGCTACCCTATGCTATACACTTTCCAATCTGGTCGGACGTCGTCTGATTCGTCACTTCTGGCCGAAGAAGACCAGCGAGTGGTCGAAGCATGTCGAGGAGTACCGGGACAGTTTGTTCAACTATATGCTATTCCTGCGCATGACACCGATCCTGCCTAACTGGTTCATCAACCTGGCATCGCCAGTCATCGGTGTGCCGCTGCACATCTTCGCATTGGGCACCTTCTGCGGCGTGGCACCGCCCTCGGTGATCGCCATCCAGGCGGGCAAGACGCTCCAGAAGATGACTAGTTCGAGCGAGGCCTTCTCCTGGACCTCAATGGGCATCCTGATGGCCTGCGCCTGTGCATCCTTGCTGCCCGGTCTACTCAAGAACAAGTTCAAGCACAAGAAGGAGGCGTAA
- the stas gene encoding stasimon, isoform B — translation MSYCSGVAISADEGITMRNGRAKALQEHSPDQVATPLLPQVPPQEQQDLNPQQQQQQQQQQQATPQKQAMSADEKKATKKSLVIVAGIFVASLVTMCYVYAIFPELNASEKQHLKIPRDIQDAKMLAKVLDRYKDMYYFEVMFGVVVAYVLYPFTKSKSTNPKYEKWHEKSVAD, via the exons ATGTCTTACTGCAGTGGTGTGG ccaTTTCCGCTGACGAGGGGATTACAATGCGCAATGGCAGGGCAAAGGCGCTCCAGGAACACTCCCCGGATCAGGTGGCTACTCCACTGTTGCCACAGGTGCCGCCACAGGAGCAACAAGATCTTAatccacagcaacaacagcagcagcagcaacaacaacaggccACTCCGCAAAAGCAGGCCATGTCCGCAGACGAGAAGAAGGCCACCAAGAAGTCCCTGGTCATCGTAGCGGGCATTTTTGTGGCCAGCTTGGTCACCATGTGCTATGTGTACGCCATATTCCCCGAGCTCAACGC GTCGGAGAAACAACACTTGAAAATTCCGCGTGATATCCAAGATGCTAAGATGCTAGCCAAGGTCCTTGATCGCTACAAGGACATGTACTACTTCGAAGTGATGTTTGGCGTCGTGGTCGCCTACGTATTGTATCCTTTTACCAAATCCAAAAGTACAAATCCAAAGTACGAAAAATGGCATGAAAAGTCGGTCGCCGACTGA
- the CG8326 gene encoding uncharacterized protein — MARKRKIPVRKHHGVRDPLKQLEQKEKKLSKVTNNPPVKKDEQQVSFKFRQFQQLANATKSGKKLRLGEIGREDKPKSSPGSKPGSSSSSKETRNIKQFANETDEDYLRRVNRMTNASVREAHYEAKYGVNVIRNPKTGEITVQKRPKNEIDELLKQKQKEQRLAGKRGRKKVQVVHKPMDAKTSRELVKRAYKEAQQEVDTEEKQNAGPTEFKQDAVAFGEIVHAPPSLKILPRKAEKSETVPRPGRKANLLLKSMLNPDQGQSNRGPEDDDSSRLKLAAQSKSAFKAPTKAQMKGKRKDLPLATRSMLETERSKMVQLYRQLKNKTTADS; from the exons aTGGCTCGGAAACGAAAGATTCCCGTGCGCAAGCACCACGGCGTCCGTGATCCCCTCAAGCAGCTGGAACAGAAGGAGAAGAA ACTTTCCAAAGTAACGAACAATCCGCCTGTGAAAAAGGATGAGCAGCAGGTGTCCTTTAAGTTCCGTCAGTTTCAGCAGCTTGCCAACGCCACCAAATCGGGCAAGAAGCTAAGATTGGGCGAAATTGGACGGGAGGATAAGCCCAAATCCTCTCCAGGATCCAAGCCTGGCAGTAGTTCCTCCTCAAAGGAAACGCGTAACATCAAGCAGTTCGCCAACGAAACGGACGAGGATTATCTGCGCCGAGTGAATCGCATGACCAATGCATCCGTACGGGAAGCCCACTACGAGGCCAAGTATGGTGTGAACGTGATCAGAAACCCCAAAACCGGGGAGATTACTGTCCAAAAGAGGCCGAAAAACGAGATCGACGAGCTGCtcaagcagaagcaaaaggaGCAACGGCTGGCGGGCAAAAGGGGTCGCAAAAAGGTTCAAGTCGTACACAAGCCCATGGATGCGAAGACCAGTCGCGAATTGGTGAAGAGGGCCTACAAGGAGGCCCAGCAAGAGGTTGATACCGAGGAGAAGCAGAATGCCGGGCCAACAGAATTCAAACAGGATGCTGTGGCATTTGGTGAGATCGTCCATGCCCCACCTTCCCTCAAAATCCTGCCGCGCAAAGCGGAAAAAAGTGAAACCGTGCCGCGTCCAGGACGCAAAGCCAATCTCCTTCTAAAGTCCATGCTGAATCCCGACCAGGGTCAGTCAAATCGTGGGCCGGAGGACGACGACAGCAGTCGACTAAAGCTGGCTGCCCAATCTAAGAGCGCCTTCAAAGCACCCACCAAGGCCCAGATGAAGGGCAAGCGGAAAGATCTGCCCTTGGCTACGAGGTCAATGCTTGAAACCGAGCGCAGCAAAATGGTTCAGCTATACCGTCAGCTCAAAAACAAGACAACAGCAGATTCCTAA